One part of the Glycine soja cultivar W05 chromosome 11, ASM419377v2, whole genome shotgun sequence genome encodes these proteins:
- the LOC114376983 gene encoding lysine histidine transporter-like 8, which yields MGEAKEIWSAPITPRTASVVGTPVVASPPVSCPPSQLHSPSLTRSPLLHPEDGDAPRPNKTSKTPKTPRTPRTPRTPLRISNLTPKFLTPLGSPVRKALRFTKLDPQDAWLPITESRNGNKYYAAFHTLCSGIGIQALVLPVAFTFLGWTWGIISMTLAFIWQLYTLWLLVNLHESVEQGVRYCRYLQLCGATFGEKLGKILALFPILYLSAGTCTTLIIIGGSTARTFYQVVCGETCTAKPMTTVEWYLVFTCVAVVLSQLPNLNSIAGVSLIGAVTAVGYCTAIWVTSVARGALKDVSYNPVRTGSSIENAFGVLNALGIIAFAFRGHNLILEIQSTMPSSEKHPSHVPMWKGVKVSYTIIAACLFPMAIGGYWAYGQLIPANGGMLTALYQYHSRDVSRFVLGLTSFFVVVNGLCSFQIYGMPAFDDMESGYTARMKKPCPWWLRAFIRVFFGFLCFFIGVAVPFLSQLAGLIGGVALPVTFAYPCFMWLKTKKPKKLSLMWWLNWFLGTLGVALSAILVAASLYVIVDTGVNVSFFNPQ from the exons GATGCACCACGTCCTAATAAAACTTCTAAGACTCCAAAGACACCAAGAACACCAAGAACCCCAAGAACACCACTTAGAATCTCTAATTTGACTCCAAAGTTCCTCACACCTTTGGGGAGCCCTGTGAGGAAAGCTCTGAGGTTCACCAAGCTTGATCCTCAGGATGCTTGGCTTCCAATCACTGAGTCAAGGAATGGTAACAAGTACTATGCTGCTTTTCATACCCTTTGTTCTGGGATTGGAATTCAGGCCCTTGTTCTCCCTGTGGCCTTCACTTTTCTTGGTTG GACGTGGGGAATCATAAGTATGACTCTGGCGTTCATATGGCAACTCTATACCTTATGGCTGCTGGTCAACCTTCATGAGTCGGTAGAACAAGGTGTACGCTACTGTCGATACCTTCAACTCTGCGGTGCTACCTTTG GGGAGAAACTTGGGAAAATCCTAGCCTTGTTCCCAATATTGTACCTATCAGCAGGGACATGCACCACATTGATCATCATAGGAGGATCCACAGCAAGGACATTTTACCAAGTGGTGTGTGGTGAAACATGCACTGCCAAACCCATGACCACTGTGGAATGGTACTTGGTGTTCACCTGTGTAGCTGTGGTGCTATCACAGTTGCCAAACTTGAATTCCATTGCTGGGGTGTCACTCATTGGAGCTGTCACAGCTGTAGGGTATTGTACTGCCATTTGGGTAACCTCTGTGGCACGGGGTGCCCTAAAGGATGTGAGCTATAACCCTGTAAGGACTGGAAGCAGTATTGAAAATGCCTTTGGAGTGCTTAATGCATTGGGTATCATTGCCTTTGCTTTCAGGGGCCACAATCTCATCCTTGAAATTCAG TCTACTATGCCTTCAAGCGAGAAGCATCCATCACACGTGCCCATGTGGAAAGGGGTCAAGGTTTCTTACACAATCATTGCCGCATGCTTATTTCCCATGGCCATTGGAGGCTATTGGGCTTATGGCCAATTG ATTCCTGCAAACGGAGGAATGCTCACGGCCCTATACCAATACCATTCTCGTGATGTGTCAAGATTCGTGCTTGGATTAACAAGTTTTTTTGTAGTGGTGAATGGTTTGTGCTCGTTTCAAATCTATGGCATGCCAGCATTCGATGACATGGAATCAGGTTACACTGCAAGGATGAAGAAGCCATGCCCCTGGTGGCTTCGCGCGTTTATTCGGGTGTTCTTTGGGTTCTTGTGCTTCTTCATAGGAGTGGCTGTTCCGTTTTTGTCTCAATTGGCTGGTTTGATTGGAGGAGTGGCTTTGCCAGTGACATTCGCGTACCCATGTTTCATGTGGCTCAAGACAAAGAAGCCAAAGAAGCTTAGTCTCATGTGGTGGCTCAATTGGTTCTTGGGGACATTGGGTGTGGCTTTGAGTGCCATATTGGTTGCGGCTAGTTTATATGTTATCGTTGATACTGGTGTTAATGTGAGCTTCTTCAATCCTCAGTAG